The following proteins are co-located in the Helicobacter acinonychis genome:
- a CDS encoding DUF5343 domain-containing protein — protein sequence MPYRLEKDFQDLITNNSNIQKDICSILEINHKDFKLLREDTYINGITADFTLFEKNKVRAIIECKGGSIGVSEYVRGIGQIFQYEYFFENNLSLKNYEFCQNFNSVLIFPESVLKNNDFNVGLFKYPKSKKILEINSHNLAVRYINDSELEKLRETKHKDFKVISPYYVRDIRFFEVYFLLQVLAIFKFKNKLVHRKNIEETILKKTNSLNNGNWRNVFITLSTLGFIDSKNYPTSTGLNFVNMSYSEFLVMIFESYIKPYYIEIFKLLENDTLNLKNNEIAERIKMNFNNHEVLFLTESNSRYISSWLNIAKDDFAFFSFTKRLAQRRLIFNPFTSNKENFIKHIEKYSLYNKYKERYEEILNGI from the coding sequence ATGCCTTATAGACTAGAAAAAGACTTCCAAGATTTAATTACTAATAACAGCAACATTCAAAAAGATATTTGTTCTATTTTAGAAATAAACCATAAAGATTTTAAACTTTTAAGAGAAGACACTTATATCAATGGCATTACAGCAGATTTCACGCTTTTTGAGAAAAATAAAGTCAGAGCCATTATAGAGTGTAAGGGCGGATCTATTGGAGTGAGCGAGTATGTGCGTGGTATTGGTCAAATTTTTCAATACGAATATTTTTTTGAAAATAATCTGAGCCTTAAAAATTATGAATTTTGCCAAAATTTTAATAGCGTATTGATTTTTCCTGAAAGCGTTTTAAAAAACAACGATTTTAATGTGGGGCTTTTTAAATACCCTAAAAGCAAGAAAATTTTAGAGATCAATTCACATAATTTAGCTGTTAGATACATTAATGATAGTGAATTAGAAAAATTAAGAGAAACAAAACATAAGGATTTTAAGGTCATTTCGCCTTATTATGTGCGCGATATTAGATTTTTTGAAGTGTATTTTTTGCTCCAAGTTTTAGCCATTTTTAAATTTAAAAATAAATTAGTGCATCGTAAAAATATAGAAGAAACTATTTTAAAAAAGACAAATTCGCTTAATAATGGTAATTGGCGGAATGTTTTTATCACGCTATCCACATTAGGTTTCATTGATAGCAAAAATTATCCCACAAGCACAGGGTTAAACTTTGTTAATATGAGTTATAGTGAATTTCTTGTGATGATTTTTGAAAGTTATATCAAGCCTTACTATATTGAAATTTTTAAACTTCTAGAAAATGATACGCTTAATTTAAAAAATAATGAAATTGCAGAACGCATTAAGATGAATTTTAACAACCATGAAGTCTTATTTTTGACTGAGTCAAATTCAAGATACATTTCATCATGGCTTAACATCGCAAAAGATGATTTTGCTTTTTTTAGTTTTACTAAAAGATTAGCACAAAGGCGATTAATCTTTAACCCTTTTACTAGCAATAAAGAAAATTTTATTAAGCATATTGAAAAATATTCACTATACAATAAATATAAAGAAAGATATGAGGAAATCTTAAATGGCATATAA
- a CDS encoding RecB-like helicase, producing MDTKRQCMVLKASAGSGKTFALSVRFLALLFEGANPSEILTLTFTKKATAEMEGRILDYLKILQKESSESEKEKSQNILKELEEKYDLNPSLVQDNAKKIYQRFLNAEIKISTIDAFFQSILRKFCWFVGLSANFEVNEDTQAYQQQLSESFLSALDSEQLKELSVFVAQCLSDENRSDSVLEQLRFLKNKLYLFDFNKQEIVFDEEVFLKKLRDLNHQIQNIETASDKAKTAIKCESFKEFLNSSLTWLEKKSEYKYFKKLKDEIPTLDTKCEEIENDLKRYYKARETALFKKFPKFIQLYDNATSKIQALDFSAIKDKVHVLLDNQENSYKNNYKNSYGNMPAEFFYFRLDSKIAHILIDEFQDTSLNDYKILAPFIDEIKAGIGQAKCQGSVFLVGDVKQSIYGFRGSCSSLFESVSKDFYHDNLEFNYRSSPLIINYVNTIFKKAYQNSSTAYLEQKYPKTSNNKHATDGYVKISLVANEKELLLNQVLQEAKNLLEHHIDPKDITILCTTNKDALEIKRHLQERLSEIHPSTESSANLSQFVESKIIKNALEHALAEEGYKPFYKHSVLKLAGYLHDDVIILPSFNPKKESVASFVWRVMEQFELYEEPVQSCLELAVGCEDANEFLEKLETKKIASFNAKGTQIMTVHKSKGMQFPYVIVCERLNSPKSGPTSKFLEEYDNTELMRLYYRMKKREVVDKDYARALEKEKVAKDHEEINKYYVAFTRAELGLIVVAKDKDQAAKDKGKKKDTKENKNKEMHEKLDLAPLETGKITPIISSKKEPLITSTLIKPHAYGEQVQEIEEEPDIDYEKNDNQEAINFGIALHKGLEYQYAYNIPKESVLKYLNYHYGFYGLDNQALEESLELFKNDREIQTLFKNNALKGEVAFLFQGVVSRIDVLLWDRGQNLHVLDYKSSQNYRQSHKVQVSHYAEFLRTQAPHFKIQAGIIYAHKRLLEKLWV from the coding sequence ATGGATACAAAAAGACAATGCATGGTTTTAAAAGCTTCAGCAGGGAGCGGGAAGACTTTCGCTTTGAGCGTGCGGTTTTTAGCCCTATTGTTTGAGGGGGCTAATCCTAGCGAGATTTTAACGCTCACTTTCACTAAAAAAGCCACCGCTGAAATGGAAGGGCGCATTTTAGATTATTTAAAAATTTTGCAAAAAGAAAGTTCCGAGAGCGAAAAAGAAAAGTCCCAAAATATCCTCAAAGAATTAGAAGAAAAATACGACTTAAACCCTAGTTTAGTGCAAGACAACGCCAAAAAAATCTACCAACGCTTTTTAAACGCCGAAATCAAAATCAGCACTATTGATGCGTTTTTTCAAAGCATTTTAAGGAAATTTTGCTGGTTTGTGGGGTTGAGCGCGAATTTTGAAGTCAATGAAGACACGCAAGCGTACCAACAACAGCTTAGTGAGAGTTTTTTGAGCGCTTTAGATAGCGAGCAACTTAAAGAATTGAGCGTTTTTGTTGCACAGTGTTTGAGCGATGAGAATAGAAGCGATTCTGTTTTAGAACAACTGCGTTTTTTAAAAAATAAACTCTATTTGTTTGATTTCAATAAGCAAGAGATTGTGTTTGATGAAGAGGTTTTTTTAAAAAAATTAAGGGATTTAAACCATCAAATCCAAAATATAGAAACAGCGTCAGATAAAGCTAAAACAGCCATTAAATGCGAGAGTTTTAAAGAATTTTTAAACAGCTCTTTAACTTGGCTTGAAAAAAAGAGCGAGTATAAGTATTTTAAAAAACTCAAAGATGAAATCCCCACTTTAGACACAAAATGCGAAGAGATTGAAAACGATCTCAAACGCTATTATAAAGCTAGAGAAACTGCGTTGTTTAAAAAATTCCCTAAATTCATCCAACTCTATGATAACGCCACTTCTAAAATCCAAGCCCTAGATTTTAGCGCGATTAAAGATAAGGTCCATGTTTTGTTGGATAATCAGGAAAATAGCTATAAAAATAACTATAAAAATAGTTACGGAAACATGCCGGCGGAATTTTTTTATTTTAGGTTGGATAGCAAGATCGCCCACATTTTGATTGATGAATTTCAAGACACAAGTTTGAATGATTATAAGATTTTAGCCCCTTTTATTGATGAAATTAAAGCTGGGATAGGGCAGGCTAAATGTCAAGGGAGCGTGTTTCTTGTAGGCGATGTCAAGCAGAGCATTTATGGCTTTAGAGGGAGTTGTAGCTCCTTGTTTGAAAGCGTTTCTAAGGATTTTTACCACGATAATTTGGAATTCAACTACCGCAGTTCGCCTTTAATCATCAACTATGTGAATACCATATTTAAAAAGGCTTATCAAAATTCTTCCACCGCTTATTTGGAGCAAAAATACCCTAAAACTTCCAACAATAAACATGCCACAGACGGCTATGTTAAAATCTCTTTAGTGGCTAATGAAAAGGAGTTGTTATTAAATCAAGTCTTACAAGAAGCTAAAAACCTTTTAGAACATCATATTGATCCTAAAGACATTACCATTTTATGCACCACTAATAAAGATGCTTTAGAAATCAAACGCCATTTACAAGAGCGTTTAAGCGAAATTCATCCAAGCACAGAATCTAGCGCTAATTTGTCTCAATTTGTAGAATCTAAAATCATTAAAAACGCCCTAGAACACGCTTTAGCTGAAGAAGGCTATAAGCCTTTTTATAAGCATAGCGTTTTAAAACTCGCTGGATACTTGCATGATGATGTGATTATTTTACCCAGTTTTAACCCTAAAAAAGAGAGCGTGGCAAGCTTTGTGTGGAGGGTGATGGAGCAATTTGAACTTTATGAAGAGCCGGTGCAAAGCTGTTTGGAATTGGCGGTTGGGTGCGAAGATGCGAATGAATTTTTAGAAAAATTAGAGACTAAAAAGATCGCTTCTTTCAATGCAAAAGGCACACAGATTATGACCGTTCATAAATCTAAGGGCATGCAATTCCCTTATGTGATCGTGTGCGAACGCTTGAATAGCCCTAAATCAGGACCCACAAGTAAATTCCTTGAAGAATACGATAACACAGAGCTTATGCGTCTGTATTACAGAATGAAAAAGCGTGAGGTCGTAGATAAAGATTACGCTAGAGCTTTAGAAAAAGAAAAAGTGGCTAAAGATCATGAAGAAATCAATAAGTATTATGTCGCATTCACTAGAGCTGAGTTAGGATTGATTGTCGTGGCTAAAGACAAAGATCAAGCGGCTAAAGACAAAGGCAAAAAAAAAGACACAAAAGAAAACAAAAACAAAGAAATGCACGAAAAATTGGACCTTGCACCTTTAGAGACGGGAAAAATTACGCCGATTATTTCTTCTAAAAAAGAGCCTTTAATCACAAGCACTCTCATCAAGCCCCATGCTTATGGCGAGCAAGTCCAAGAGATAGAAGAAGAGCCAGATATTGATTATGAAAAAAATGACAATCAAGAAGCGATTAATTTTGGTATCGCCTTACACAAGGGATTAGAATACCAATACGCTTATAACATTCCTAAAGAAAGCGTTTTAAAATATTTAAACTACCATTATGGTTTTTATGGTTTGGATAATCAAGCGTTAGAAGAGAGTTTGGAGCTTTTTAAAAACGATAGGGAAATCCAAACTCTTTTTAAAAACAACGCCCTAAAAGGTGAAGTGGCGTTTTTATTCCAAGGGGTTGTGTCTAGGATAGATGTTTTATTGTGGGATAGGGGGCAAAATTTGCATGTTTTAGATTATAAAAGCTCTCAAAATTACCGACAAAGCCACAAAGTGCAAGTGTCTCATTACGCCGAGTTTTTACGAACTCAAGCCCCCCATTTTAAGATACAAGCGGGCATTATTTACGCTCATAAAAGACTGCTTGAAAAATTATGGGTTTGA
- the yajC gene encoding preprotein translocase subunit YajC, producing the protein MGTRDIITTLLPFVVFLLIFYFLIFRPQRQQQKKHREMIESLTKGDKIVTQGGLIVEVLKAEANFFSVKLSDDSTAKLSKNYIAFKLDEEVVPNNN; encoded by the coding sequence ATGGGAACAAGAGACATTATAACGACGCTTTTACCCTTTGTGGTGTTTCTTCTTATTTTTTATTTTTTGATTTTTCGTCCGCAACGCCAACAACAAAAAAAGCACAGAGAAATGATAGAGAGCTTGACTAAAGGCGATAAGATTGTCACTCAAGGTGGGTTGATCGTTGAGGTACTTAAAGCGGAAGCGAATTTTTTTAGCGTGAAGCTCAGCGATGATTCTACGGCTAAACTTTCTAAAAACTATATAGCGTTCAAATTAGACGAAGAAGTAGTGCCAAACAACAACTAA
- the tsf gene encoding translation elongation factor Ts produces MSEISAQLVKKLRDLTDVGMMDCKKALVEVAGDLQKAIDFLREKGLSKAAKKADRIASEGVVALEVAPDFKSAVMVEINSETDFVAKNEGFKELVKKTLETIKVHNAHTREELLKSSLDNKPFEEYLHSQIAVIGENILVRKIANSKAPSSHIINGYAHSNARVGVLITMKYNNEKNAPKAVELARNIAMHAAAMKPQVLDCKDFSLDFVKKETLVLIAEIEKDNEEAKRLGKPLKNIPTFGSRIELSDEVLAHQKKVFEDELKEQGKPEKIWDKIVLGKMERFIADNTLIDQRLTLLGQFYVMDDKKTIAQVIADYSKELNDTLEITEYVRFELGEGIEKKAENFAEEVALQMK; encoded by the coding sequence ATGTCAGAAATTAGTGCTCAATTAGTCAAAAAGCTGAGAGACTTAACCGATGTGGGCATGATGGATTGCAAAAAAGCCCTTGTGGAAGTGGCTGGGGATTTGCAAAAGGCTATTGATTTCTTGCGCGAAAAGGGCTTGAGCAAAGCCGCTAAAAAAGCCGATAGGATCGCTTCTGAGGGCGTGGTCGCTTTAGAAGTCGCACCTGATTTTAAAAGTGCAGTGATGGTAGAAATCAATAGTGAAACGGATTTTGTGGCTAAAAATGAGGGCTTTAAGGAATTGGTTAAAAAAACTTTAGAAACGATCAAAGTCCACAACGCCCATACAAGAGAAGAGTTGCTTAAAAGCTCGTTAGACAACAAGCCTTTTGAAGAATATTTACACTCTCAAATCGCTGTGATTGGTGAGAACATTTTAGTGAGGAAAATCGCTAATTCTAAAGCCCCTAGCTCTCACATCATCAATGGTTATGCACATTCTAATGCTAGAGTGGGCGTGCTAATCACCATGAAATACAATAATGAAAAAAACGCTCCAAAAGCGGTTGAACTAGCTAGAAATATCGCTATGCATGCCGCAGCGATGAAACCTCAAGTGCTAGATTGCAAAGACTTTAGCCTTGATTTTGTCAAAAAAGAAACTTTAGTATTGATCGCTGAAATTGAAAAAGACAATGAAGAAGCCAAACGATTGGGCAAACCTTTGAAAAACATTCCTACTTTTGGGAGTCGCATTGAATTGAGCGATGAAGTTTTAGCCCATCAAAAGAAAGTCTTTGAAGACGAATTGAAAGAGCAAGGCAAACCTGAAAAAATTTGGGATAAAATCGTTCTAGGGAAAATGGAAAGATTTATCGCTGACAACACCCTTATTGATCAACGCCTAACCCTTTTAGGGCAATTCTATGTCATGGACGATAAAAAAACGATCGCTCAAGTCATCGCTGATTATTCCAAAGAATTAAACGATACTTTAGAAATCACTGAGTATGTGCGTTTTGAATTAGGCGAAGGCATTGAGAAAAAGGCAGAGAATTTCGCTGAAGAAGTGGCTTTGCAAATGAAGTGA
- the secD gene encoding protein translocase subunit SecD: MKLFNFRLIVFVFALFFGVGFSVPSLLETKGPKITLGLDLRGGLNMLLGVQTDEALKNKYLSLASALEYNAKKQNILLKDIKSSLEGVSFELLDEDEAKKLDTLLVELQGHSQFEIKKEAEFYSVKLTPLEQEELRKNTILQVIGVIRNRLDQFGLAEPVVIQQGREEISVQLPGIKTLEEERRAKDLISRSAHLQMMAVDEEHNKDAMTMTDLEAQKLGSVLLSDVEMGGKILLKAIPILDGEMLTDAKVVYDQNNQPVVSFTLDAQGAKIFGDFSGANVGKRMAIVLDNKVYSAPVIRERIGGGSGQISGSFSVAQASDLAIALRSGAMKAPIQVLEKRIVGPSLGKDSIKTSINALIGGFILVLGFMVLYYSMAGVIACVALVVNLFLIVAVMAIFGATLTLPGMAGIVLTVGIAVDANIIINERIREVLREGESIAKAIHLGYINASRAIFDSNITSLIASVLLYAYGTGAIKGFALTTGIGILASIITAIIGTQGIYQALLPKLTQTKSLYFWFGVKNKRA; the protein is encoded by the coding sequence ATGAAACTTTTTAATTTTCGTTTGATCGTTTTTGTTTTCGCGCTTTTTTTTGGCGTAGGGTTTTCTGTGCCTTCTTTACTAGAGACTAAAGGTCCTAAAATCACTTTAGGTTTGGATTTAAGGGGGGGGTTAAACATGCTTTTAGGGGTGCAAACCGATGAGGCTTTAAAAAACAAATATTTAAGCCTAGCGTCCGCTTTAGAATACAACGCTAAAAAGCAAAACATCTTGCTTAAAGACATTAAATCCAGTTTAGAAGGGGTTAGCTTTGAGCTTTTAGATGAAGATGAAGCGAAAAAATTAGACACGCTTTTAGTAGAGTTGCAGGGTCATAGCCAGTTTGAGATCAAAAAAGAAGCGGAGTTTTATAGCGTGAAGCTCACCCCTTTAGAGCAAGAAGAATTGCGTAAAAACACGATTTTGCAAGTCATAGGGGTTATCCGTAACCGCTTGGATCAATTTGGTTTGGCAGAGCCTGTGGTTATCCAACAAGGCAGAGAAGAAATTTCGGTGCAATTACCTGGCATTAAGACTTTAGAAGAAGAACGGCGTGCTAAAGATTTGATTTCTAGATCCGCTCATTTGCAAATGATGGCAGTGGATGAAGAGCATAATAAAGATGCCATGACAATGACGGATTTAGAGGCTCAAAAATTAGGCAGCGTGTTATTGTCTGATGTGGAAATGGGGGGTAAGATCTTACTCAAAGCGATCCCTATTTTAGATGGCGAAATGCTTACAGATGCGAAAGTGGTGTATGACCAAAACAACCAGCCGGTGGTGAGTTTTACTTTGGATGCGCAAGGGGCTAAGATTTTTGGGGATTTTTCAGGTGCGAATGTGGGCAAACGCATGGCAATTGTTTTGGACAATAAGGTCTATTCAGCCCCCGTGATCAGAGAGCGCATTGGGGGAGGGAGCGGGCAAATTAGTGGGAGTTTTAGCGTGGCTCAAGCGAGCGATTTAGCGATCGCTTTAAGGAGTGGGGCGATGAAAGCACCCATTCAAGTTTTAGAAAAACGAATCGTGGGTCCGAGTTTGGGGAAAGACAGCATTAAAACTTCCATTAACGCTCTAATAGGGGGCTTTATTTTGGTGTTAGGTTTTATGGTGTTGTATTACTCTATGGCTGGGGTGATCGCTTGCGTGGCGTTAGTGGTGAATCTTTTTTTGATCGTGGCGGTGATGGCGATTTTTGGAGCGACGCTGACTTTACCTGGAATGGCAGGGATTGTTTTAACTGTGGGGATTGCCGTAGATGCTAATATCATTATTAATGAGCGTATTAGAGAGGTGTTAAGGGAGGGCGAGAGTATCGCTAAAGCGATCCATTTAGGCTATATCAATGCAAGTCGGGCGATTTTTGATTCCAATATCACCTCCTTGATCGCTTCAGTGTTGTTATACGCTTATGGCACAGGAGCGATTAAAGGCTTTGCGCTCACCACAGGCATTGGGATTTTAGCCTCTATTATCACCGCTATTATAGGCACGCAAGGGATTTATCAAGCCCTTTTGCCTAAATTGACCCAAACCAAGAGCCTTTACTTTTGGTTTGGCGTGAAAAATAAAAGAGCTTAG
- a CDS encoding DNA cytosine methyltransferase, with the protein MAYNVCEFFVGAGGSHLGFIQQGFKTLYVNDIDKDALKTLLHNNKELKDAIIDQTSITEIDPKKLQTQIKQEIDVIFAGIVCKSFSLAGERSPNDKRNYFYRYYLDIIKTLRPKISIIENVKGMLNAKILPQNLDPKILQEVDILYQELENYKGKKAELRKKNSITKEFENYGLNLRQKKQDLQKELNHLLHGVIDDILKIYENLGYRVEFKVLNSAWYGSATKRERLIIVAIRNDLPFNFAFPKPTHLNDEINTKLDFKDLPTSFKKPFLIRDALDLIDYSNSDDTDNLPMQHNPKTIERFKYIQEGKNIQECIESLPKHLQISKFYSRGNTMRLKMDALSPTLVPGHSNFPLHPIEHRSITIREAASITGFPTSYKFFGSHTKRCEQVGNAVPIALSSAIAKEVKKFLDSLKSKAI; encoded by the coding sequence ATGGCATATAATGTTTGTGAATTTTTTGTGGGAGCTGGTGGTTCGCATTTAGGCTTTATCCAACAAGGTTTTAAAACGCTCTATGTTAATGATATAGACAAAGATGCCCTAAAAACTTTACTTCATAACAATAAAGAATTAAAAGATGCAATTATAGATCAAACAAGCATTACAGAAATTGACCCTAAAAAATTACAAACACAAATAAAACAAGAGATTGATGTTATTTTTGCTGGCATTGTGTGCAAAAGTTTTTCCTTAGCTGGGGAGCGCTCACCCAACGATAAACGCAATTATTTTTACCGCTATTATTTGGATATCATCAAAACCCTAAGGCCAAAAATCAGCATTATAGAAAATGTAAAAGGCATGCTAAACGCTAAAATTTTGCCACAAAATTTAGATCCTAAAATTTTACAAGAAGTGGATATTTTATATCAAGAGTTAGAAAATTATAAGGGCAAAAAAGCGGAGTTAAGAAAAAAAAATTCTATCACTAAAGAATTTGAAAATTACGGCTTAAATTTACGCCAAAAAAAACAAGACTTGCAAAAGGAACTCAATCATTTATTGCATGGTGTCATAGATGATATTTTAAAAATTTATGAAAACTTGGGCTATCGTGTAGAGTTTAAAGTCTTAAACAGTGCATGGTATGGGAGTGCGACCAAAAGAGAAAGATTGATCATAGTGGCTATTAGAAACGATTTGCCCTTTAATTTTGCATTCCCTAAACCCACCCATTTAAACGATGAAATCAATACTAAGTTAGATTTCAAAGATTTACCGACAAGCTTTAAAAAACCTTTTTTGATTAGAGACGCTCTTGATTTGATTGATTATTCCAACTCAGATGATACAGACAATTTGCCCATGCAACACAACCCTAAAACAATTGAGCGCTTTAAATACATACAAGAAGGCAAAAATATCCAAGAATGCATTGAGAGTTTGCCTAAACATTTACAAATCTCTAAATTCTATTCTAGAGGCAATACCATGCGTTTAAAAATGGACGCCCTATCTCCTACTTTAGTGCCAGGGCATAGTAATTTTCCATTACACCCAATAGAGCATAGAAGTATCACCATTAGAGAAGCGGCAAGCATTACCGGCTTCCCTACTTCTTACAAATTTTTTGGCTCACACACCAAGCGTTGCGAACAAGTGGGTAACGCTGTGCCTATTGCTTTGTCAAGCGCGATTGCTAAAGAAGTTAAAAAATTTTTAGATAGTTTAAAATCAAAAGCTATTTAA
- the rpsB gene encoding 30S ribosomal protein S2: MVTMKDLLECGVHFGHQTRRWNPKTKKFIFGVRKNIHIIDLQKTLRYFRYTYNIVRDASAQGKSIMFVGTKKQANETLKEFAESIQVPYVNYRWLGGMLTNFSTIRKSVRKLEIIEEMENSGQIDLLTKKEKLMILRKKEKLDKYLGGVRHMKKIPDMIFVIDVAKEKIAVAEARKLHIPIVAPLDTNCDPDLVDYPIPGNDDAIRSIRLFCKEMSEAILEGRELMQEEIVHADENSEEIEFVSNEEKEEMLAEIQKEITQGAE, from the coding sequence ATGGTAACCATGAAAGATTTATTAGAATGTGGTGTGCATTTTGGACACCAAACAAGGCGTTGGAACCCTAAAACCAAAAAATTCATTTTTGGCGTTAGGAAAAATATCCATATTATTGATTTGCAAAAAACCTTGCGCTATTTTAGATACACTTATAATATCGTGCGTGATGCGAGCGCTCAAGGCAAAAGCATCATGTTTGTAGGCACTAAAAAGCAAGCCAATGAGACTTTGAAAGAATTTGCTGAAAGCATCCAAGTCCCTTATGTCAATTACCGCTGGCTTGGTGGCATGCTAACCAATTTTAGCACCATTAGGAAGTCGGTAAGAAAATTAGAAATCATTGAAGAAATGGAAAATAGCGGTCAAATTGATCTGTTGACCAAAAAAGAAAAGCTTATGATTTTAAGGAAAAAAGAAAAGCTAGACAAGTATCTTGGTGGGGTGCGTCACATGAAAAAAATCCCTGATATGATTTTTGTGATTGATGTGGCTAAAGAAAAAATCGCCGTCGCCGAAGCGCGAAAACTCCATATCCCTATCGTGGCTCCGCTAGACACCAACTGCGACCCTGATTTAGTGGATTACCCCATTCCTGGGAATGATGATGCGATCCGCTCCATTAGATTGTTCTGTAAAGAAATGAGCGAAGCGATTTTAGAGGGGCGAGAACTCATGCAAGAAGAAATCGTCCATGCAGATGAAAATAGCGAAGAGATAGAGTTTGTGAGCAATGAAGAAAAAGAAGAAATGCTCGCTGAAATCCAAAAAGAAATCACTCAAGGAGCCGAATAA
- the nhaA gene encoding sodium/proton antiporter NhaA produces the protein MNFKKTENALSLTLKNFIKSESFGGIFLFLNAVLAMVVANSFVKESYFALWHTPFGFQIGDFFIGFSLHNWIDDVLMALFFLMIGLEIKRELLFGELSSFKKASFPVIAAIGGMIAPGLIYFFLNADTPSQHGFGIPMATDIAFALGVIMLLGKRVPTALKVFLITLAVADDLGAIMVIALFYTTNLKFAWLLGALGVVLVLALLNRLNTHSLIPYLLLGVLLWFCVHQSGIHATIAAVVLAFMIPVKIPKDSKNVELLELGKRYAETSSEVLLTKEQQEILHSIGEKANALQSPLEKLEHFLAPISGYFIMPLFAFANAGVSVDSNINLEVDKVLLGVILGLCLGKPLGIFLITFIGEKFKITSRPKGISWWHILGAGFLAGIGFTMSMFISNLAFTGEHKDAMEVAKIAILLGSLISGIIGALYLFLLDKKATLKK, from the coding sequence ATGAATTTTAAAAAAACAGAAAATGCACTCAGTTTGACGCTTAAAAACTTTATTAAAAGCGAGTCTTTTGGGGGGATTTTCCTCTTTTTAAACGCTGTGCTAGCGATGGTGGTGGCTAATTCGTTTGTAAAAGAAAGTTATTTTGCTCTATGGCACACCCCTTTTGGGTTTCAAATAGGGGATTTTTTTATCGGCTTTAGTTTGCATAATTGGATTGATGATGTCTTAATGGCGTTATTCTTTTTGATGATAGGATTGGAAATCAAGCGAGAGTTGTTGTTTGGGGAATTATCCAGTTTTAAAAAAGCTTCTTTTCCTGTGATTGCAGCCATTGGGGGCATGATAGCTCCAGGATTGATTTATTTTTTCCTTAACGCTGACACGCCCTCTCAACATGGTTTTGGGATCCCTATGGCAACGGATATTGCGTTCGCTTTAGGCGTGATCATGCTTTTAGGCAAGAGAGTGCCTACCGCTCTAAAGGTTTTTTTAATCACTCTAGCAGTGGCTGATGACTTGGGGGCTATTATGGTGATCGCACTCTTTTATACCACGAATTTAAAATTCGCATGGCTTTTAGGGGCTTTAGGGGTGGTTCTTGTTTTAGCGCTATTGAACCGCTTGAATACCCACTCGCTTATCCCTTACTTGCTTTTAGGGGTGTTGCTTTGGTTTTGCGTGCATCAAAGCGGTATTCATGCCACGATCGCTGCGGTGGTTCTAGCTTTTATGATACCGGTGAAAATCCCTAAAGATTCCAAAAATGTAGAGCTTTTAGAATTAGGCAAACGATACGCAGAGACGAGCTCAGAAGTCCTTTTAACCAAAGAGCAGCAAGAAATTTTACATTCTATTGGAGAAAAAGCGAACGCTTTGCAAAGCCCCTTGGAAAAATTGGAGCATTTTTTAGCGCCCATTAGCGGGTATTTCATCATGCCATTATTTGCGTTTGCAAATGCGGGGGTGAGCGTTGATTCTAACATCAATTTAGAAGTCGATAAGGTGCTTTTAGGGGTCATTTTGGGGCTTTGTTTGGGTAAGCCTTTAGGGATTTTCCTTATTACCTTTATAGGTGAAAAATTCAAAATCACCTCGCGCCCTAAAGGTATAAGTTGGTGGCATATTTTAGGGGCAGGGTTTTTAGCAGGGATTGGCTTTACTATGTCTATGTTCATTTCCAATTTGGCTTTCACTGGCGAGCATAAGGACGCTATGGAAGTGGCAAAAATTGCGATTTTACTGGGATCTTTGATTTCTGGGATCATAGGGGCTTTGTATTTATTTTTACTAGACAAAAAAGCGACTTTAAAGAAATAG